A DNA window from Centropristis striata isolate RG_2023a ecotype Rhode Island chromosome 10, C.striata_1.0, whole genome shotgun sequence contains the following coding sequences:
- the LOC131979215 gene encoding complement C1q-like protein 2: MVLALIVAIPLLVQTSNAHYEMMGTCRMICDPYNPKPSATALEVIQDLSAVPSPTFVHGTKGEPGRPGKPGQRGPPGEPGPPGPRGPPGDRGDSGKTGYPGVAGTARTETGGDLGSVIGGAKIAFYVGLKNPHEGYEVLRFDDVVTNLGNHYDPTTGKFTCQVSGIYYFTYHVLMRGGDGTSMWADLCKNGQVRASAIAQDADQNYDYASNSVVLHLDSGDEIYVKLDGGKAHGGNNNKYSTFSGFLLYPD, translated from the exons ATGGTTTTGGCTCTTATCGTGGCGATTCCCCTGCTGGTCCAAACTTCTAATGCGCACTACGAGATGATGGGCACCTGCCGAATGATCTGTGACCCGTACAACCCTAAACCGAGCGCCACGGCTCTGGAGGTCATTCAGGACCTGAGCGCTGTCCCTTCTCCAACCTTTGTACACGGGACTAAAGGCGAGCCGGGTCGACCGGGGAAACCCGGTCAGAGGGGGCCGCCAGGCGAACCAGGACCACCAGGTCCGAGAGGACCACCGGGTGATAGAGGAGACTCTGGAAAGACGGGCTATCCTGGGGTAGCGGGCACAGCGCGGACAGAGACCGGTGGAGACCTGGGCTCTGTTATTGGTGGGGCAAAGATAGCGTTTTATGTGGGTCTGAAAAACCCTCACGAGGGATATGAAGTGTTAAGGTTTGACGACGTTGTCACGAACCTGGGGAACCACTACGACCCGACCACGGGGAAGTTCACATGCCAGGTGTCTGGGATTTATTACTTCACATACCATGTGCTGATGCGCGGAGGAGACGGGACAAGCATGTGGGCAGACTTGTGCAAAAATGGGCAG GTTCGAGCCAGCGCCATAGCGCAGGACGCCGACCAGAACTACGACTACGCCAGTAACAGCGTCGTCCTGCATCTGGACTCCGGGGACGAGATTTATGTCAAACTGGACGGTGGCAAGGCGCACGGCgggaacaacaacaaatacagcACGTTTTCTGGCTTCCTCCTGTACCCGGACTAA
- the LOC131978819 gene encoding interferon alpha/beta receptor 1-like, with translation MFFSVLCVLVVIQVLSVAPPAPPENIHVDEWLLRWTPATDGDVTYTVKYSSFDKGPWTNLPACTQISINSCHVISTKAQGIHGCVMLRVQAERHGLTSTPVEACSRRGDSCTPDFSLTARPGTLTVNLSRNHSLALDHADHVGHRVYYGMEGEPLQDYEDTAASVTISELQEGQRYCTKVQYTYHDKPVGVPSCTQCELIPESRKNPKATEILAAVVPVVVLLILIPVIAYVLIFQQRRIKQWLQPPYQIPPDFFLEPLPEHHLCIPTSGPPEEHWDVISSFSQQEFRD, from the exons ATGTTTTTCAGTGTCCTGTGCGTTCTAGTTGTCATCCAAG TACTGTCTGTGGCGCCGCCAGCACCACCAGAGAACATCCATGTTGATGAGTGGCTGCTGAGATGGACTCCTGCCACTGACGGAGACGTCACCTACACTGTCAAGTACAGCAG CTTTGACAAGGGTCCGTGGACAAATTTACCAGCCTGCACCCAAATATCCATCAATTCCTGTCATGTCATTTCCACCAAGGCTCAGGGCATTCATGGCTGTGTTATGCTGCGTGTGCAAGCAGAAAGACATGGGCTGACCTCAACACCAGTCGAAGCCTGCAGCAGACGTG GTGACTCCTGCACCCCTGACTTCAGTCTGACTGCACGGCCTGGCACCCTGACTGTAAATCTGAGTAGGAACCACAGTTTGGCTCTGGATCATGCTGACCATGTAGGACACAGAGTTTACTATGGCATGGAAGGAGAGCCCCTGCAG GACTATGAAGATACTGCAGCCTCTGTGACCATCAGTGAGCTGCAGGAGGGACAGCGTTACTGTACTAAGGTGCAGTACACTTATCATGACAAGCCTGTCGGAGTGCCCTCCTGTACCCAGTGTGAGCTCATCCCTGAGTCAA GAAAGAACCCAAAGGCCACAGAAATCCTAGCAGCTGTGGTGCCTGTTGTTGTCCTGCTCATTCTCATACCTGTGATTGCATACGTCCTCATATTCCAACAGCGGAGAATCAAACAGTGGCTGCAACCTCCATACCAGATCCCACCTGAC TTCTTCCTTGAGCCATTACCTGAGCATCACCTTTGCATCCCGACCAGCGGCCCCCCCGAGGAGCACTGGGACGtcatttcttccttttctcaACAAGAGTTTAGAGACTAA